A window of Ooceraea biroi isolate clonal line C1 chromosome 9, Obir_v5.4, whole genome shotgun sequence genomic DNA:
CACGAGCGCGATGCCGAATCCCAAGGACGAGGCGAGGGAGGTGATTGTCAATTACTTGGACGGGAAGGACAACGGCATCGCCGTGTTGGGACTGAACCGACCCGTCGCCCGTAACTCTTTCGGGAAGACCCTAGTCTCGCAATTGAACGAAACGCTGGCTGCCATCAGGCAGAACAACAAACTGCGAGTGCTAATCGTGCGCAGCCTGGTCCCGAAAGTATTTTGTGCCGGGGCGGATCTGCGGGAGCGGTTGAAGATGGACACCTCGGAGGTGCCGGGATTCGTGTCCTCCATAAGAGGTCTCATCAGCGACATGGAGACCTTGCCGACTCCGGTGATATCGGCCATCGACGGTTACGCGCTGGGTGGCGGATTGGAGCTCGCGCTGGCCACCGACATCAGAGTCGCCTCTTCGGAGGCCAAGATGGGCCTGGTGGAAACGAAACTAGCGATAATACCAGGCGGCGGTGGTACGCAACGGTTGCCGAGAATAGTCGGCGTAGCCAAGGCTAAGGAACTGATCTACACGGCGCGGATCCTCGATGGGGAACAGGCGATGCAGATCGGTCTCGTGAACGAGGTGGTCCCGCAAAACAAGATCGGCGACGCGGCCTACCAAACGGCTCTCGCTATCGCGAGGGAAATTTTGCCCAATGGTCCCATCGGCGTTAGGTGAGTCGTCAATGTTGAAACATCGTGATAAAAATGTCTTAATAAGCAAGTGGGGTGTAACTATGAAAATATGTGAAAATTAATGGAAAAGCGTATTTGAGAATAACTAAGAAGTGAGGATACCGAGAATGAAAATGGAAACGGTGTATAAACgcggaagaaaaaagatacgaGAAAAGTAAAGAGCAGAGTTTCCTGttgctttattatttacaaaaaagaagaaaagaagcatTTAAATGCCGCGATGCTTACTCAGCATCATTGATACGATCGCTAACGTATTGCATGATGTACTAACGTCACACCACATCAGAGATGTTTATCTTCGGAATATGAGACGTGCCTGTCTAATACTCGAATTTCACTCGTCATTTTCATCATCGAGAGATGGAAAACGATATTATCTATAACTTATCTGCAgaaatgattttatgattGATAATATTTGATGTTATCGTTGTTATCTAGATTGGCGAAGGTGGCGATATCCAAAGGTACGGAAATGTCTCTGGAAGACGGCCTGGAGGTCGAGAAGCAGTGCTACAGCAAGATCGTGGACACGAAGGACAGAATCGAAGGACTCGCCGCTTTCGCGGCAAAGCGAGTGCCGGTTTATCAGGGAGCGTAAAAATTCACTGCATCATCGCAATGAATGCTCAATTCCAATACGACGAAcaaaatgcattttacatGAGCCTCTCatgatacatatgtatatatcagcGTTTCGCTGAGTGGccgtatatactatatatacatacacgcatatatagattttgatacatatttttatcggaAATGCATTTGCGAGCGCTCGGTGCCGAGTAATGGGAGTTATGTAGAAATAAGAGGAATTAACGTTGTAGTTTTCACGCGAGCCACAAGAAAACAGCGTAAACACTAACCTTGTACATTTTACCATTTACATATGCTAATGAGGTAAAGGCGTACTTTTATACTTTATGTCAGCAGCAGAAAAAGATTCTACGTCGTGACACATAATCTCACTTCCGTCTTCCACAATGTTACGGCTCTTCTCGTCGATAGTACTAAAATTTAGCAgtcttattatacatacatgagggtacatgtatattacatatacataaatgcATTAAGATATGCGCGGATGTGTGATACGTGTGCATGAGATCTGTGTGTGAGTCACGAGAAATAATGAACTATATTCATAATACCGATAACCTTTTTATTCAACgtttatcatcttgtgtaagtgatgataataaaacacTCGAAAAGGACATATGTACAAAGATGGTTTTCATATTGCACGGGAATATCTGTTTTCGGAAAAAATACCGAACTACTTCTAATCTTTTTAGAGAGTAAGAAAGAACGAAGACAATTCAAGATctatttaaagataaaacgatTAAATACTACATCTACTCTTTCTTAggaatgtaatatatatattcaacaaaacattgtaaaataaGACGAAAAAACGTGATGAGCTCGTATACCTCGCGTATATCGAGTAAAAATGTACCGTTTACCTCGATCTAGAAAAATACTTCGATCTTTGGGCTTGACAGTGTTAGACGCATTGCAGCGGAACGTTGAGCTGCTCTTTCTCCCTGTTTTCTTTTAAGAGGGCCATAAGAATGTTCAGTTGGTTCACCGTGTCCTTGGGACAAGTGACACGATGTCCTATCGTCAAATCACTCTCGTAGATCTCGTGGTCGTTACCGCCCTCGGCGGTTTTGTCGCCGAAGAAGTGTATCTCGTCGTATCCCTGAAGGTGGCGTAAGCAATACGTTTTGTCCCAACCGACAGGAAAAACGTCGAAAGAAATTTGTCCACCTTGAAAACATGAAAATGACCAACTGTTTTATATGCTTTATACATAATGCAACATTTTACGTGAATCATCATTCTGTTGCGCCTCGAaaattaaaacgtttataataatGCGAAACGTTATACGCGGAAATAATtgtcttaattattaatataaatatctcaattattgttattaattgtattatatgttATCATCAACTTACCGATACTGTAGGTCAGAGCCAAATCAGGAAACTCCTTTTTGAGAGCCTGTATAAACTTTTCGCGGATATGGTGCTCATTGTCGTATTCATAAAACTGTTCACGTTCCTTCTTGCTGCAATTTCGCCCCACTGGCGAAACGTTTATCATGCCCGTGCGGAATTCCACGAATGTCCCACGCTTGAACGGTAACTGCAGCTCGGATATGTATCGCAGgacgaaattgataaaatcctGCAGAGCATCCTCGCCAAGCATATCCTGTATCGACTGTGACATAATGCATGTCAAAACGGAACGTACAAAATTTCGTTCCTGTTGTTTTTGGCACGCAACTGTACTTTACATTACTTACTTGTGATGGTAAAGCTTTGCCATCCTTGAATGTGATAAGGCCATTCTCCGCAAAAACATATTTGTACTTTTCAAACAACTGTCCACCACCAAGTTGCTCTTGGATCTTGATTAGATCGGATCCCCCAACTACCGCAATGTCAAATTCCTTTTTGATTGTCTCCAGAAGAAATTTTTCGACACTGGCATTGATTGGCTGCGGAAAACAAGCGTTtcttattaaagaaataagaataacaaggtcaaacgaaaatattaattattaatgtttaaaaattcattGATAATATCTAGGAACAAATAtagcattaaaaaattttctaaaaattatataataatattataataatatgaagaCATAAGAACattacatatacgtatataaaattttatacacacacacacacacacaatatatgtaaaatatacctgTCGTGGTTCAGTAAGTGTACCATCCACGTCAAACAGGCAGACGATCTTCTTTGACATGATGCAAGTTCTCTCTTAAACAACCAGAGACTCTGAAACACATATT
This region includes:
- the LOC105279542 gene encoding methylglutaconyl-CoA hydratase, mitochondrial, whose product is MASLVASVRVANSFRHLCACAVRTLSTSAMPNPKDEAREVIVNYLDGKDNGIAVLGLNRPVARNSFGKTLVSQLNETLAAIRQNNKLRVLIVRSLVPKVFCAGADLRERLKMDTSEVPGFVSSIRGLISDMETLPTPVISAIDGYALGGGLELALATDIRVASSEAKMGLVETKLAIIPGGGGTQRLPRIVGVAKAKELIYTARILDGEQAMQIGLVNEVVPQNKIGDAAYQTALAIAREILPNGPIGVRLAKVAISKGTEMSLEDGLEVEKQCYSKIVDTKDRIEGLAAFAAKRVPVYQGA
- the LOC105279541 gene encoding phosphomannomutase, yielding MSKKIVCLFDVDGTLTEPRQPINASVEKFLLETIKKEFDIAVVGGSDLIKIQEQLGGGQLFEKYKYVFAENGLITFKDGKALPSQSIQDMLGEDALQDFINFVLRYISELQLPFKRGTFVEFRTGMINVSPVGRNCSKKEREQFYEYDNEHHIREKFIQALKKEFPDLALTYSIGGQISFDVFPVGWDKTYCLRHLQGYDEIHFFGDKTAEGGNDHEIYESDLTIGHRVTCPKDTVNQLNILMALLKENREKEQLNVPLQCV